The proteins below are encoded in one region of Clostridium fermenticellae:
- the rlmD gene encoding 23S rRNA (uracil(1939)-C(5))-methyltransferase RlmD — MKKGQTYDFFIEDMEFPGTGIAFLDGIKTYIKNAVTGQSAKARVIKKKKDYAQAKLVEVIQNVDYAIDPVCEHFDLCGGCTTEFIPYEKQLELKEKQVLKLFYDADIHDFGFLGIEKSPEEYEYRNKMEFSFGDEVKGGELTLGMHIKGRSFGIVNVSKCQLVDSDFRKILTSVVEYFREKGLPYYRVMKREGYLRNLVIRKAKNTSEILINLVTTSEFNFDLEEFKEMLLKIDYDGNVKGILHTINDGFSDTVRADSVDILYGRDYIIEEILGLKFKISPESFFQTNSKGAERLYSIVKEFLGDVSSKVVFDLYCGTGTIGQIVAEKANKVFGIEIVEEAIKAANENAKLNGLNNCKFIAGDVAKVIKTVQEKPDVIILDPPRPGVHPTALQYVIKFDVPSIIYVSCNPKTLVIDLKVLMDAGYCTRKVMLMDMFPQTHHVETIVKLSRK; from the coding sequence GTGAAAAAGGGCCAGACTTATGATTTTTTTATAGAGGATATGGAATTTCCAGGCACTGGTATAGCTTTTTTAGATGGTATTAAAACTTATATAAAAAATGCTGTAACAGGGCAAAGTGCTAAAGCTAGAGTAATTAAGAAGAAAAAAGATTACGCTCAAGCTAAGCTTGTTGAGGTAATTCAAAATGTTGATTATGCTATCGACCCGGTATGTGAGCATTTTGACTTATGCGGCGGATGTACTACTGAGTTCATACCTTATGAAAAGCAGCTTGAGCTTAAAGAAAAACAGGTGTTGAAACTTTTTTATGATGCAGATATTCATGATTTTGGGTTTTTGGGTATAGAGAAAAGCCCTGAAGAATATGAATACAGAAATAAGATGGAGTTTTCCTTTGGTGATGAAGTAAAGGGAGGAGAGCTTACACTTGGCATGCATATAAAAGGCAGAAGTTTTGGAATTGTAAATGTTTCAAAGTGTCAGCTTGTAGATAGTGATTTTAGAAAAATACTCACATCGGTGGTTGAATATTTCAGAGAAAAAGGGCTTCCTTATTATAGAGTTATGAAAAGAGAAGGCTATTTAAGAAACTTAGTTATAAGAAAAGCAAAAAATACGTCTGAAATACTTATAAATTTGGTGACCACATCTGAGTTTAATTTTGATTTAGAAGAATTTAAAGAAATGCTTTTAAAAATAGACTATGATGGTAATGTAAAAGGCATATTGCATACCATTAACGATGGATTTTCGGATACAGTTAGAGCGGATAGTGTGGATATTTTATATGGCAGAGATTATATAATAGAAGAAATTCTTGGACTTAAATTTAAGATATCACCGGAATCATTTTTTCAGACTAATTCCAAGGGAGCTGAGCGACTTTATAGTATTGTAAAAGAATTTCTGGGCGATGTTTCTTCAAAAGTGGTATTTGATCTTTACTGTGGTACTGGAACTATAGGACAAATAGTTGCAGAGAAGGCAAATAAGGTATTTGGAATAGAGATTGTAGAAGAAGCTATTAAAGCTGCAAATGAAAATGCAAAGTTAAATGGTCTAAACAATTGTAAGTTCATTGCGGGTGATGTAGCAAAAGTTATAAAGACTGTACAGGAAAAACCAGATGTTATAATACTTGATCCTCCGAGACCGGGGGTACATCCTACTGCACTTCAATATGTTATAAAATTTGATGTGCCATCTATAATTTATGTCTCCTGCAATCCTAAGACCCTGGTAATAGATTTAAAGGTTCTTATGGATGCAGGTTACTGTACTCGAAAAGTAATGCTGATGGATATGTTCCCGCAGACACATCATGTGGAAACTATTGTGAAACTATCTAGGAAATAA
- a CDS encoding RDD family protein — translation MSEKDEANENIVINNEEEAKQEFLEELRNKNLEQTIQLKKIQEAINQKLKEKEDEKKRKEEAEALEKEKADAQIASTMQDAADSENKDVEDKDVEGKDAEDKDAEDKDVENKDMENKDMENTDTSSNESSNKGSEIVKAEKSTLAVSSKAKASLLNMEHKESSFLSKVFMSTVIDTIAIGIISLVLVLLFNIILRLFAGYYVADYEGVYLIAFVIVTVLYPVLMQNSKRNKTLGQKMSKLHTKEGEE, via the coding sequence ATGTCAGAAAAAGATGAGGCTAATGAAAATATAGTGATAAATAATGAAGAAGAAGCCAAGCAAGAATTTTTAGAAGAACTTAGAAATAAAAACTTAGAACAGACAATTCAACTTAAAAAAATACAAGAGGCTATAAATCAAAAACTCAAAGAAAAAGAAGATGAGAAAAAGAGAAAAGAAGAAGCAGAAGCTTTGGAAAAAGAAAAAGCTGATGCTCAAATTGCAAGTACCATGCAAGATGCTGCTGATTCAGAAAATAAAGATGTTGAAGATAAAGATGTTGAAGGTAAAGATGCTGAAGACAAAGATGCTGAAGATAAAGATGTGGAAAACAAAGATATGGAAAACAAAGATATGGAAAATACCGATACATCAAGTAATGAAAGTTCAAATAAGGGTTCTGAAATAGTTAAAGCAGAAAAATCTACACTGGCTGTCTCAAGTAAAGCAAAGGCTTCACTTTTAAATATGGAGCATAAAGAAAGCAGCTTTTTATCAAAAGTGTTTATGTCAACTGTAATTGATACAATAGCTATTGGTATTATTTCATTAGTATTAGTACTTTTATTTAACATAATTTTGAGACTTTTTGCTGGATATTATGTTGCTGATTATGAAGGTGTTTATTTAATTGCATTTGTGATTGTAACTGTTTTATATCCTGTATTAATGCAAAATTCAAAGCGCAATAAGACGTTAGGGCAAAAGATGAGTAAATTACATACTAAAGAAGGGGAAGAATAA
- a CDS encoding DUF4434 domain-containing protein — MKYRFSDNNNPIAIGTFIQPDMVINWSDSKWQKELKYLKEVKMKYLIMNTFIASNGKVRRVYKTSIEGQGRAGENDVIERCLKNSKKYGFKVFLGIDYDEKWWHYGPRNPGWLYDRMNNGNLAIKELYERYHEKYKDSFYGWYFVYEVDNLNFKNHKDFEILSNALNTNLNYMDTNGMRLPLMLSPFMNSKYSTPKTYAENWKYFFERTNFKTGDIFSPQDSVGGGGLKIDEVHDWFYALGEAVKYNSNLTFWANTETFDHTNWSSAPMKRFIDQMRIESFFVSGIISFSYSHYYSPNNINSGFHSAYKKYVYKHRICDKKPYPPKWMKVTRIGNNKILIQWEVSKNLAGYKIFCDGFEIASLSVQRKYGGNNEVMGRLIYRSGYKECVYTIKSFDFWGNISDALIGNDIM; from the coding sequence TTGAAGTATAGATTTTCAGACAATAATAATCCAATAGCAATAGGAACTTTTATTCAACCTGATATGGTGATTAATTGGAGTGATTCAAAGTGGCAAAAAGAATTAAAATATTTAAAAGAAGTTAAAATGAAGTATCTAATAATGAATACATTTATTGCAAGCAATGGAAAGGTAAGAAGAGTATATAAGACATCTATAGAAGGTCAGGGCAGAGCAGGAGAAAATGATGTCATTGAAAGGTGCTTAAAGAATTCTAAAAAATATGGATTTAAAGTATTTCTTGGAATTGATTATGATGAAAAATGGTGGCATTATGGGCCGAGGAATCCCGGGTGGTTATATGACAGAATGAATAACGGGAATCTTGCAATAAAAGAATTGTACGAACGATATCATGAAAAATATAAAGACAGCTTTTATGGATGGTATTTTGTGTATGAAGTAGACAATCTTAATTTTAAAAACCATAAAGATTTTGAAATATTGTCAAATGCTTTAAATACAAACTTAAATTATATGGATACAAATGGTATGAGGCTTCCGTTAATGTTATCTCCTTTCATGAATTCTAAGTATTCTACTCCAAAGACTTATGCAGAAAATTGGAAGTACTTTTTTGAAAGAACAAATTTTAAAACCGGAGATATTTTCTCACCACAGGACTCAGTTGGCGGTGGAGGATTAAAAATAGATGAAGTACATGATTGGTTTTATGCTCTTGGTGAAGCTGTAAAATACAATAGCAATCTTACATTTTGGGCAAATACTGAAACATTTGATCATACTAACTGGTCAAGTGCCCCTATGAAGAGATTTATAGATCAGATGAGAATTGAAAGTTTCTTTGTAAGTGGAATAATTAGTTTCTCATACAGTCATTATTATAGTCCGAATAATATAAATTCTGGTTTTCACAGTGCCTATAAGAAATACGTATATAAGCATAGAATATGTGATAAAAAACCTTATCCACCTAAATGGATGAAAGTAACGCGTATTGGCAATAATAAAATTTTAATTCAATGGGAAGTAAGTAAAAACCTGGCAGGGTATAAGATATTTTGTGATGGGTTTGAAATAGCCTCATTATCAGTTCAGAGAAAATATGGTGGTAATAATGAAGTTATGGGAAGACTAATCTATAGATCGGGTTATAAAGAGTGTGTATATACGATAAAATCTTTTGATTTTTGGGGTAATATATCTGATGCATTGATAGGAAATGATATAATGTGA
- a CDS encoding TSUP family transporter, with product MSISLLFLCFAGFVAAFVDSIVGGGGIISVPAFLFAGVPAHIALGTNKFSSTFASFSSSIKFISSGKVDFKIVKFLFPFTLIGAILGVNTVLMIDAKYLNTIVLILILFVGVYSFFSKTVGLEDRFESLNKKNLFLGIFLAFSLGFYDGFFGPGTGSFLIFGLIGIYKFDFLRAAGNAKFLNFTSNITSLVLFIIKGQVYFKIGIPVAICMIIGAKFGTGFALKKGSKVIKPIFVIMSLAVAVKVLYGMR from the coding sequence ATGTCTATATCTCTATTATTTTTATGCTTTGCCGGATTTGTCGCAGCTTTTGTTGACTCAATAGTAGGCGGCGGCGGGATTATAAGCGTACCTGCCTTTTTATTTGCTGGAGTCCCTGCTCACATTGCTTTGGGTACTAATAAATTCTCATCTACATTCGCATCATTTTCAAGTTCAATCAAATTTATATCATCTGGAAAAGTCGATTTTAAAATAGTAAAATTTCTGTTTCCATTTACTCTAATTGGTGCCATTCTAGGTGTTAATACTGTTCTTATGATAGATGCTAAATATCTAAACACAATAGTACTAATTTTAATATTATTTGTTGGTGTATACAGTTTCTTCTCAAAAACAGTCGGGCTTGAAGATAGATTTGAATCTTTAAATAAAAAGAATTTATTCTTAGGCATTTTCCTTGCATTTAGTTTGGGATTTTATGATGGTTTTTTCGGACCAGGTACAGGTTCATTTTTAATTTTCGGACTAATAGGTATATATAAATTTGATTTTCTGCGGGCAGCCGGGAATGCGAAGTTTCTAAATTTTACAAGTAATATAACCTCACTCGTACTTTTTATAATTAAAGGTCAGGTGTATTTTAAAATTGGTATACCTGTCGCAATATGCATGATAATTGGTGCAAAATTTGGAACAGGCTTTGCACTTAAAAAAGGTTCAAAAGTAATAAAACCTATTTTTGTAATAATGTCACTTGCCGTTGCCGTAAAAGTTTTATATGGTATGAGATAA
- the ribE gene encoding 6,7-dimethyl-8-ribityllumazine synthase, with amino-acid sequence MKVYEGKLTAENLRIGIVIARFNEFISSKLLDGALDCLRRHGTLDDNIEVSWVPGAFEIPLTAKKMAVAKKYDAVICLGAVIRGATPHFDYVSNEVSKGVAQVSLNSEIPVIFSVLTTDNIEQAIERAGTKSGNKGYDGAMAAIEMANLLTQI; translated from the coding sequence ATGAAAGTTTATGAAGGAAAATTAACAGCAGAAAATTTAAGGATTGGAATAGTTATTGCAAGATTTAATGAATTTATAAGTTCCAAACTTCTAGATGGAGCTTTAGATTGCCTTAGGAGACATGGCACTTTAGATGATAACATAGAAGTCAGCTGGGTACCCGGTGCTTTTGAAATTCCACTAACAGCGAAAAAGATGGCTGTAGCTAAGAAGTATGATGCAGTAATATGCTTGGGAGCGGTTATAAGAGGGGCAACACCTCATTTTGATTATGTTTCGAATGAAGTATCAAAAGGAGTTGCACAGGTTAGTCTTAATTCAGAAATACCTGTAATATTCAGCGTATTAACAACAGATAATATAGAACAAGCTATAGAAAGGGCAGGAACTAAATCCGGGAATAAAGGCTATGATGGTGCAATGGCAGCCATAGAAATGGCAAATTTATTAACTCAAATATAG
- a CDS encoding bifunctional 3,4-dihydroxy-2-butanone-4-phosphate synthase/GTP cyclohydrolase II translates to MSYKFNSIEEAIVDIREGKMVVVVDDENRENEGDLIIAADKVTHESINFMSKYARGLICVPMDGKRLEHLGIEHMVEKNTDNFCTAFTVSVDADSTTTGISAFDRALTVQKLISADSKPQDFRKPGHMFPLKAKEGGVLVRTGHTEAAVDLSRLAGLSPAGVICEIMKSDGTMARVPELMEFVCEHGLKIITVADLAKYRIRTEKLVKKVVEAKLPTKFGDFKIIAYESTITHEQHIALVKGDKFSEEDTLVRIHSECFTGDVLHSLRCDCGDQLIASLKQIDQEGKGVLLYLDQEGRGIGLINKLKAYVLQEQGMDTVEANIALGFKADLRDYSIAYQILKDLGVTKVRLMTNNPKKIIGLSRYGIDVTERVPVQVEYSKQSINYMKTKKEKMGHILSI, encoded by the coding sequence ATGAGTTATAAATTTAATAGTATAGAGGAAGCTATAGTGGATATAAGGGAAGGTAAAATGGTGGTTGTAGTTGATGATGAGAATCGTGAAAATGAAGGAGATCTTATAATAGCAGCAGATAAGGTGACACATGAAAGTATAAATTTTATGTCTAAATATGCAAGAGGTCTTATATGTGTACCTATGGATGGAAAGAGACTTGAACATTTAGGAATAGAACATATGGTAGAGAAAAATACGGATAATTTTTGTACGGCATTTACTGTATCTGTTGATGCAGATAGTACTACAACAGGAATATCAGCATTTGATAGGGCACTTACAGTACAAAAATTGATTTCTGCAGATAGTAAGCCTCAGGATTTTAGAAAACCTGGACATATGTTTCCACTTAAGGCTAAAGAAGGTGGAGTGCTTGTAAGAACTGGACATACAGAAGCGGCAGTTGATCTTTCACGTTTAGCTGGATTATCACCTGCTGGTGTGATTTGTGAAATAATGAAATCAGATGGTACTATGGCAAGGGTTCCAGAATTAATGGAATTTGTGTGTGAACATGGTTTGAAGATAATTACTGTGGCAGATCTTGCTAAGTATAGAATTAGAACTGAAAAGCTTGTTAAAAAAGTAGTTGAAGCGAAGCTTCCAACCAAGTTTGGAGACTTTAAAATAATAGCTTATGAAAGTACTATAACACATGAGCAGCATATAGCTCTTGTAAAGGGTGATAAATTTTCTGAAGAAGATACACTTGTAAGAATACATTCAGAATGTTTTACAGGTGATGTATTGCATTCACTTAGATGTGATTGTGGTGATCAGCTTATAGCCTCATTAAAGCAAATAGATCAAGAGGGAAAAGGAGTATTACTTTATTTAGATCAAGAAGGAAGAGGGATAGGTCTTATAAACAAGCTTAAAGCTTATGTACTACAGGAACAGGGTATGGATACTGTTGAGGCAAATATAGCGCTTGGATTTAAGGCTGATCTTAGAGATTACAGCATAGCGTATCAAATCCTTAAAGATCTTGGGGTTACTAAGGTAAGACTTATGACTAATAACCCTAAAAAAATAATTGGACTTTCAAGATATGGAATTGATGTTACAGAAAGAGTACCTGTACAGGTTGAATATTCAAAGCAAAGCATCAATTATATGAAGACTAAAAAAGAAAAGATGGGGCACATATTGAGCATATGA
- the ribE gene encoding riboflavin synthase — protein sequence MFTGLIEEIGEVSGVFNGTKSARIVINANKILHDIKVGDSIAVNGVCLTVTDFSLNKFSADVMPETLRKSSLGKLKIGSKVNLERAMAACGRFGGHIVSGHIDGTGKVLRIEKEDTAIWISIGASLDLLKYIVLKGSITLDGVSLTAAYVDKNLFKVSIIPHTKEQTTLITKNIGDELNIECDVIAKYIEKLIKFDEKSTENNLSITEETLIRTGFI from the coding sequence TTGTTTACAGGTCTTATAGAGGAAATTGGAGAAGTAAGCGGTGTTTTTAATGGGACAAAATCGGCACGGATAGTTATAAATGCAAATAAAATCTTACATGACATTAAAGTTGGTGACAGTATTGCTGTGAATGGAGTCTGCCTTACAGTTACAGATTTTTCTCTTAATAAATTTTCTGCAGATGTAATGCCTGAGACTTTGAGAAAAAGCAGCCTTGGAAAATTAAAAATCGGAAGTAAGGTAAATCTTGAAAGAGCGATGGCTGCATGTGGTAGATTTGGCGGACATATTGTAAGTGGACATATAGATGGAACCGGAAAGGTATTAAGAATTGAGAAAGAGGATACAGCAATATGGATTAGTATAGGTGCAAGTTTAGATTTGCTTAAGTATATTGTCCTTAAAGGATCCATTACATTAGATGGTGTTAGTCTTACTGCAGCGTATGTAGATAAAAATTTGTTTAAGGTATCTATTATCCCACATACCAAAGAACAAACGACCCTTATTACAAAAAATATAGGGGATGAGCTTAATATAGAATGTGATGTTATAGCAAAATATATTGAAAAACTGATAAAGTTTGATGAAAAATCAACTGAAAATAATTTAAGCATAACAGAAGAGACTCTAATAAGAACAGGTTTTATTTAA
- the ribD gene encoding bifunctional diaminohydroxyphosphoribosylaminopyrimidine deaminase/5-amino-6-(5-phosphoribosylamino)uracil reductase RibD encodes MRKALELAKKGYGKVSPNPVVGAVIVKGGKIIGQGYHKFYGGPHAEVYALKEAGDNAKGAVIYVTLEPCSHYGKTPPCAEALLRAGIKKAVIAMSDPNPLVSGGGIEILQNDGIEVEVGLLEDEARDMNKVFLKYITTKSPFVILKWAMTLDGKIATVKGESKWITSTETRYYVHQIRNKVMGIMVGINTVKKDNPLLTTRLDKEGISPKAIILDSKLKISLDSKILRTINEREVIIACTQNIDYKKKLELEKMGVSLIIIPEDDFGRVDLSCLIKKLGDYGIDSILIEGGSEVSFSAINSGAVDEVICFISPKIFGGDKAKTPVGGSGFSKIIESKKLKRLKIEKISEDIMITGYL; translated from the coding sequence ATGAGAAAAGCTCTTGAACTAGCAAAGAAAGGATATGGAAAGGTGTCACCAAATCCAGTTGTTGGTGCTGTTATTGTCAAAGGCGGTAAGATAATTGGACAAGGATATCATAAATTTTATGGCGGTCCTCATGCGGAGGTATATGCATTAAAAGAAGCTGGAGACAATGCAAAGGGTGCTGTAATATATGTAACGCTTGAGCCATGTTCACACTATGGTAAAACTCCACCTTGTGCAGAAGCTCTCTTGAGAGCTGGAATAAAGAAGGCAGTTATAGCAATGTCTGATCCCAATCCTCTGGTTTCAGGGGGAGGAATTGAAATTTTGCAGAATGACGGTATAGAAGTTGAAGTTGGATTGCTTGAAGATGAAGCCAGGGATATGAATAAGGTATTTCTAAAATATATAACGACAAAATCCCCTTTTGTAATACTAAAATGGGCAATGACTTTAGACGGCAAAATAGCTACAGTTAAAGGGGAATCTAAGTGGATAACCTCCACAGAAACAAGGTATTATGTACACCAAATTAGAAATAAAGTTATGGGAATAATGGTTGGAATAAATACTGTTAAAAAAGATAATCCACTTTTGACAACAAGACTAGATAAAGAAGGTATAAGTCCTAAGGCTATCATACTTGATTCTAAACTTAAAATATCATTAGATTCTAAAATCTTAAGAACAATTAATGAAAGAGAAGTAATAATAGCTTGCACTCAAAATATTGATTATAAGAAAAAATTAGAATTAGAGAAAATGGGGGTTAGTCTTATAATAATTCCTGAAGATGATTTCGGTAGAGTTGATTTAAGCTGTCTGATTAAAAAACTTGGCGATTATGGAATCGATAGTATTTTAATAGAAGGAGGAAGCGAGGTTAGTTTTTCTGCGATAAACTCCGGAGCTGTAGATGAGGTTATTTGTTTTATATCACCTAAAATTTTTGGAGGGGATAAGGCCAAAACTCCAGTAGGTGGAAGTGGGTTTAGTAAAATTATAGAATCTAAAAAACTGAAAAGATTGAAGATTGAAAAAATTTCTGAAGATATAATGATAACAGGATATTTATAG
- a CDS encoding M20 peptidase aminoacylase family protein has product MIVEKDESEFLNKLIQYRRELHKYPELSMKEFETTKRIKKWLKENNIEIIDLPLKVGVVAQIKGKYEGKTIALRADIDALPINEETGFDFSSVNSGVMHACGHDFHMASILGAAIILNEKKSELHGTVRIIFQPAEEIAQGAKFVYEHGVLDGVDAIFGMHNRPDLEVGTIGVKDGPLMASVDRFEIDVIGLGGHAGMPHDCIDPIVVSSQIVSAMQAIVSRNLNPFDNAVISVTRLQSGNTWNVIPDKAELEGTVRTFQNDMREKIKDLMKRTAEGIAKAYGAKIKFRWFSYLPVVDNDPQFEGIARESAEELGYKTVYAERNLGGEDFAFYQEKIPGFFVWVGVQGSEEWHQPSYNLKEEALTVAANYFSNLAIKVLDKWNLTKIS; this is encoded by the coding sequence ATGATTGTAGAAAAGGATGAGAGCGAATTTCTTAATAAGTTAATTCAATATAGAAGAGAACTTCATAAGTATCCGGAATTGTCAATGAAGGAATTTGAAACTACAAAACGTATTAAAAAGTGGCTCAAAGAAAATAATATAGAAATAATAGATTTACCATTAAAAGTTGGTGTGGTGGCTCAAATAAAAGGTAAGTATGAAGGGAAAACGATAGCGTTGAGAGCAGATATTGATGCACTTCCTATTAACGAGGAAACTGGATTTGATTTTTCATCTGTAAATTCTGGTGTTATGCATGCTTGTGGACATGATTTCCATATGGCATCCATACTTGGAGCTGCTATTATTTTAAATGAGAAGAAATCTGAATTACATGGTACAGTTCGCATAATTTTTCAACCGGCTGAAGAAATCGCACAGGGGGCAAAATTTGTATATGAACATGGAGTATTGGATGGTGTGGATGCTATATTTGGAATGCATAATAGACCGGATCTCGAAGTTGGAACTATAGGAGTAAAGGATGGACCATTAATGGCAAGTGTGGACAGATTTGAAATTGATGTTATTGGTCTTGGCGGACATGCTGGAATGCCGCATGATTGCATTGATCCAATAGTTGTATCAAGTCAGATAGTTTCAGCAATGCAGGCAATTGTAAGCAGAAATTTAAATCCATTTGACAATGCGGTCATAAGTGTAACACGACTCCAATCAGGGAATACATGGAATGTAATTCCTGATAAAGCTGAATTAGAAGGTACAGTCAGGACATTTCAAAATGATATGCGTGAGAAGATAAAAGACCTAATGAAACGTACAGCAGAGGGAATAGCAAAGGCATATGGTGCAAAGATAAAATTCAGATGGTTTTCTTATTTGCCTGTTGTAGATAATGACCCTCAATTTGAAGGCATTGCCCGTGAATCAGCAGAAGAACTTGGGTATAAAACAGTTTATGCAGAGCGCAATCTTGGTGGAGAGGACTTTGCATTTTATCAGGAAAAAATACCAGGATTTTTTGTCTGGGTAGGTGTTCAAGGAAGTGAAGAATGGCATCAACCTTCGTATAACTTGAAGGAAGAAGCGTTGACTGTAGCAGCAAATTATTTCTCTAATTTAGCAATCAAGGTGCTTGATAAATGGAATCTGACAAAAATCAGTTGA
- a CDS encoding amino acid ABC transporter ATP-binding protein, which translates to MIKVTNLHKNFGEFTALNSVSLEVNDGEVVAVIGPSGSGKSTLLRCLNLLEQPDDGIIEIGDVRFDVKNHTKKDVKLLRDKTAMVFQHYNLFKNKTVLENVTEALILNKKMKSKDAKEFARKFLKMVNILDKADKYPVTLSGGQQQRVSIARALAVSPYAILLDEPTSALDPELVSEVLEVIKSIAEKNTTMIIVTHEMKFAQEVADKVVFMVNGNIIEEGTSKEVFGSPKNERAKQFLSKLDKD; encoded by the coding sequence ATGATAAAAGTGACAAATCTTCATAAGAATTTTGGAGAGTTTACTGCTCTAAATAGTGTTAGCTTAGAAGTAAATGATGGTGAGGTAGTGGCAGTAATAGGGCCTTCTGGGTCAGGGAAATCTACATTACTGCGATGCTTAAATTTACTTGAACAGCCTGATGATGGAATTATTGAGATAGGAGATGTAAGATTTGATGTAAAAAATCATACTAAAAAGGATGTTAAGCTTTTAAGAGACAAAACGGCAATGGTTTTTCAGCATTATAATCTTTTCAAGAATAAGACTGTTTTGGAAAATGTGACAGAAGCTCTTATTTTAAATAAGAAAATGAAATCTAAAGATGCAAAGGAGTTTGCAAGAAAATTTCTTAAAATGGTTAATATTTTAGATAAAGCAGATAAATATCCGGTAACATTATCTGGAGGACAGCAGCAAAGAGTGAGTATCGCAAGGGCTCTTGCTGTTAGTCCATATGCCATTTTACTTGATGAACCTACATCAGCCTTGGATCCAGAGTTAGTATCCGAGGTTCTAGAAGTAATTAAATCAATTGCAGAAAAAAATACAACAATGATTATAGTAACGCATGAAATGAAATTTGCACAAGAGGTTGCAGATAAAGTAGTTTTCATGGTAAATGGAAATATAATAGAAGAGGGAACTTCAAAAGAAGTATTTGGATCCCCGAAAAATGAACGAGCTAAACAATTTTTAAGTAAATTGGACAAAGATTGA
- a CDS encoding amino acid ABC transporter permease, producing the protein MNDNVKYIADLFKSIIKYTPLDVSIAILSMAFAVVIGLLIALIRNNKIPVLSQLASFYVLFFRAVPTLVELFLIYYGLPQLFKSFSSMNAFTASIIGLSLKESAYLGEIFRAALNSVDKGQLEACLGVGISKFQAYRRIIIPQAALNALPATGNTFISLIKETSLVFTLGVTELFAQGKILAAASMNFFQTYLVVAIIYCLLVGIASIFLRFIERRLSRPYMMV; encoded by the coding sequence ATGAATGACAATGTAAAATATATAGCGGATTTGTTTAAATCTATAATAAAGTATACACCTCTTGATGTATCAATAGCAATTCTTTCAATGGCATTTGCCGTTGTGATTGGACTTTTAATTGCACTTATAAGAAATAATAAAATACCAGTTTTATCACAGCTTGCGTCTTTTTATGTATTATTTTTTAGAGCAGTGCCAACGCTTGTAGAATTGTTTTTAATTTATTATGGGTTACCACAATTGTTTAAGAGTTTCTCAAGTATGAATGCATTTACAGCATCAATTATAGGACTTAGTTTAAAAGAATCTGCATATCTTGGAGAAATATTTAGGGCGGCATTAAATTCAGTTGACAAAGGACAGCTTGAAGCTTGTTTGGGTGTTGGCATAAGTAAATTTCAGGCTTATAGAAGAATAATAATTCCGCAGGCTGCATTAAATGCCCTGCCAGCTACAGGAAATACTTTTATCAGCTTGATAAAGGAGACATCTCTTGTATTTACACTAGGAGTTACAGAGTTATTTGCACAAGGTAAAATACTTGCAGCAGCTTCTATGAATTTTTTTCAGACTTATCTGGTTGTAGCAATAATATACTGTTTGCTAGTTGGAATAGCTTCTATTTTTCTAAGGTTTATAGAGAGAAGACTGAGCCGCCCGTATATGATGGTTTAA